One genomic region from Haloprofundus salinisoli encodes:
- a CDS encoding HTTM domain-containing protein, which produces MSDSRSPPPAASVRARLAAALAARFGIDTRALAVFRISLGLLLVTDLALRARHLEAFYTDAGVFPRTLLYELYPTLSQLSVHTLSGAAWAQALLFLLAGLCGLALLLGYHTRVALLLSFLLLVSLHARNPGVLNGGDSVLRRLLFWGLFLPLGDRWSLDALGRTNAPRERVATLASAALLVQVVLVYAVNAAFKLRGDLWLDGVAVRYVLSLQQFTILFGDTLAQFPTLLHAFDLLWLGLVLASPLLLVLTGRLRTLLVLAFAGMHLGMLLTMRIGLFPLISLTALLVFLPPSVWSWLSARVSDPLERTAARLGISARLARFRSNSASASGSTLGSRAAALRRWCGRAVPAVVAVLLALILVWNAMAVGLVSPPGDGESALDPSDNTWNMFAPHPPTADWWYVAPGELGSGERVDAYYLSPPVENRPSTMEMYPSSRWRKYMSDLRYADNEGLQREFAGYLCSRWNRTNDDELATVTLSYVEQPTRFDGPEPTEQHELLEYNCSTEA; this is translated from the coding sequence ATGAGCGATTCGAGAAGCCCTCCTCCCGCGGCGAGCGTCCGCGCTCGCCTCGCGGCGGCGCTCGCGGCGCGTTTCGGTATCGACACGCGAGCGCTGGCCGTCTTTCGCATCTCGCTCGGCCTGTTGCTGGTCACCGACCTCGCCCTCCGCGCGCGGCACTTGGAAGCGTTCTACACCGACGCCGGCGTGTTCCCGCGGACGCTGTTGTACGAACTGTATCCGACGCTCTCGCAGCTCTCGGTGCACACGCTCTCGGGAGCCGCGTGGGCGCAGGCGCTGTTGTTTCTGCTCGCCGGGCTCTGCGGACTGGCGCTGCTTCTCGGCTACCACACCCGAGTCGCGCTCTTGCTCTCGTTTCTCCTCCTCGTCTCGCTGCACGCGCGCAATCCGGGCGTGCTCAACGGCGGCGACTCCGTGCTCCGTCGTCTCCTGTTTTGGGGGCTGTTCCTCCCGCTCGGAGACCGCTGGTCGCTCGACGCACTCGGGCGTACGAACGCGCCGAGGGAGCGAGTGGCGACTCTCGCCTCCGCGGCGCTGTTGGTTCAGGTCGTGCTCGTCTACGCCGTCAACGCGGCGTTCAAACTCAGAGGCGACCTCTGGCTGGACGGAGTGGCGGTCCGCTACGTGCTGAGTCTCCAGCAGTTCACGATTCTGTTCGGTGACACGTTGGCGCAGTTCCCGACGCTGCTTCACGCGTTCGACCTCCTCTGGCTGGGGTTAGTCCTCGCGTCGCCGCTGCTGCTCGTTCTCACGGGCCGCCTCCGAACCCTGCTCGTTCTGGCGTTCGCCGGGATGCATCTCGGGATGTTGCTGACGATGCGAATCGGGCTGTTCCCGCTCATCTCGCTGACGGCGTTGCTCGTCTTTCTACCGCCGTCGGTGTGGAGCTGGCTGTCCGCTCGGGTTTCGGACCCGCTTGAACGTACTGCGGCACGGCTCGGCATCTCCGCGAGGCTCGCTCGATTCCGTTCGAACTCCGCATCCGCGTCCGGGTCGACACTCGGGTCGCGGGCGGCCGCTCTCCGGCGCTGGTGCGGTCGCGCCGTCCCCGCCGTCGTCGCGGTGTTGCTGGCGCTGATTCTCGTCTGGAACGCCATGGCCGTGGGTCTGGTCTCGCCGCCCGGCGACGGAGAGTCGGCGCTCGACCCGTCGGACAACACGTGGAACATGTTCGCGCCGCACCCGCCGACGGCCGACTGGTGGTACGTCGCCCCCGGCGAACTCGGGTCGGGCGAGCGCGTCGACGCGTACTACCTGTCGCCGCCGGTCGAAAATCGCCCCAGCACGATGGAGATGTATCCGAGTTCCCGCTGGCGGAAGTACATGAGCGACCTGCGTTACGCCGACAACGAGGGCTTGCAGCGCGAGTTCGCGGGATATCTCTGTAGTCGCTGGAATCGGACTAACGACGACGAGCTGGCGACGGTCACGCTCTCGTACGTCGAACAGCCGACGCGATTCGACGGCCCGGAACCGACCGAACAGCACGAACTGTTGGAGTACAACTGTTCGACCGAGGCGTGA
- a CDS encoding NAD(P)/FAD-dependent oxidoreductase has product MESYDVVVVGGGPAGLSTALYTTRLGHDTAVVDRGGGRAAMMLDTHNVIGVTEEVSGNEFLETAREQIKEYGAAFHRDLITEAERTDDGRIRLVGDDGEFLARRVVLATGFSDVRPDPPLPRTGRGLHWCLHCDAHMFIDRPVFVMGTGESAAHVAMIMLNFTDEVDLLLRGEQPEWSEETDERLRAHPVDIVDAEITGMEKGDDGWLKGFEFDDGEFRQYRGGFPMFGSNYNTDLAEELGCELNDDGTIAVDDHGRASVEGVVAVGDITPGHNQIPVAMGEGAKAGIGIHYDLRKFPRSLEAIRENGPVELDETPGLGSRIRDAARPFEEAGEPPADDD; this is encoded by the coding sequence ATGGAATCGTACGACGTCGTCGTCGTCGGCGGCGGCCCCGCCGGACTCTCGACGGCACTGTACACGACCCGCCTCGGCCACGACACCGCAGTCGTCGACCGGGGCGGCGGCCGCGCCGCGATGATGCTCGACACGCACAACGTCATCGGGGTCACCGAGGAGGTCTCGGGCAACGAGTTCCTCGAAACCGCCCGCGAGCAGATCAAAGAGTACGGCGCGGCGTTTCACCGCGATCTGATAACCGAGGCCGAGCGGACCGACGACGGTCGAATCCGCCTCGTCGGCGACGACGGCGAGTTCCTCGCTCGCCGGGTCGTGCTCGCGACCGGCTTCTCGGACGTCCGACCCGACCCGCCGCTGCCGCGGACCGGCAGGGGTCTGCACTGGTGTCTGCACTGCGACGCCCACATGTTCATCGACCGACCGGTGTTCGTGATGGGCACCGGCGAGAGCGCCGCCCACGTGGCGATGATCATGCTCAACTTCACCGACGAGGTCGACCTGCTGCTGCGCGGCGAGCAGCCGGAGTGGAGCGAGGAGACCGACGAACGTCTGCGCGCGCACCCCGTTGACATCGTCGACGCCGAGATCACCGGCATGGAGAAGGGCGACGACGGCTGGCTCAAGGGGTTCGAGTTCGACGACGGTGAGTTCCGTCAGTACCGCGGCGGCTTCCCGATGTTCGGGTCGAACTACAACACAGACCTCGCCGAAGAGCTGGGCTGTGAGCTCAACGACGACGGCACCATCGCCGTCGACGACCACGGGCGTGCGAGCGTCGAGGGCGTCGTCGCCGTCGGCGACATCACGCCGGGACACAACCAGATTCCCGTCGCCATGGGCGAGGGAGCGAAAGCCGGCATCGGCATCCACTACGACCTGCGGAAATTCCCGCGAAGTCTCGAAGCTATCCGCGAGAACGGTCCCGTCGAACTCGACGAGACGCCGGGGCTCGGCTCCCGCATCCGCGACGCCGCCCGGCCGTTCGAAGAGGCGGGCGAACCACCCGCGGACGACGACTGA
- a CDS encoding class I SAM-dependent methyltransferase, translating to MDGDPSRTSGDPRATYDAIAEHFAATREYPWPEVESFVTETTTDEQAASALDLGCANGRHCELLSGHAAAVVGLDVSRELLGEARKRATERGFAVSLVHGDAARLPFRAESFDLAVYVATLHHLTTREARVDSLDELARVLRPGGRALVSAWSTEHGKFDESEGFDTTVDWTLPGGERVPRFYHIYDPDEFRDDLDTSGLAPVDVFVSSGNCYAVVE from the coding sequence ATGGACGGTGACCCGTCGCGCACGAGCGGCGACCCGCGAGCGACGTACGACGCCATCGCCGAGCACTTCGCGGCGACCCGAGAGTATCCGTGGCCCGAAGTGGAGTCGTTCGTCACTGAGACGACGACGGACGAACAGGCGGCGAGCGCGCTCGACCTCGGCTGTGCGAACGGCCGCCACTGCGAGTTGCTGTCGGGACACGCCGCCGCCGTCGTCGGCCTCGACGTGAGCCGCGAACTCCTCGGCGAGGCCCGAAAGCGCGCGACCGAACGCGGCTTCGCCGTCTCGCTCGTCCACGGCGACGCCGCCCGGCTGCCGTTTCGCGCCGAGTCGTTCGATCTCGCGGTGTACGTGGCGACGCTTCACCACCTCACGACGCGGGAGGCGAGAGTCGACAGCCTCGACGAACTCGCGCGGGTGCTCCGCCCCGGCGGCCGTGCACTCGTCAGCGCCTGGAGCACCGAACACGGCAAGTTCGACGAAAGCGAGGGGTTCGATACGACCGTGGACTGGACCTTACCGGGCGGCGAGCGCGTCCCCCGGTTCTACCACATCTACGACCCCGACGAGTTCCGCGACGACCTCGATACGAGCGGCCTCGCGCCCGTCGACGTGTTCGTCTCCAGCGGGAACTGTTACGCCGTCGTGGAGTGA
- a CDS encoding type II secretion system F family protein, whose translation MILAAGAAVAVALSVLLCVPLCLSLVHPPTNRVLTRASTLLFGEFVAGDGPRKARQVARLRAAHVAETHHTHAARTLFFSAASALVGASLGVAVGLVSVSSIETAGTLAGTVLVNGSGSIRHWVRFSLFLGLGGVFAASLGVGCYWARWYLHDATARTRSNGIDASLPRTVAFTYALSRSGTSFPTVLSTLADNDDIYGEAATEIGVAVREMETFGIDVLTALSRTARRTPSENLAEFSENLASVLGSGRNLSGFLRDQYERYEAKAESQQLRYLELLATLAEAYVSLLVVGPLLFVTILVVIGLVLSDTLSLLRVIVYLGIPLATAGYVVYVDSLTRSYRPPSTRLDPGDDEGSADRGATGTGVAADGGTAMADASAPAAGGEAADRWQADRERLQIFDRLRPIRDVLSDPYGALLDRPIRALSFGVPLALLWFVVRVDFSAVPADSVAAVMMLDGPFVEATALALGSVALVHELRKRRIRAYEAAVPDFLDRLASVNEAGLTVVESFERVAESDLGALTPEVRRLWRDIEWGADVETALARFDRRVGSGMVTRATALVANATRASGDLGPVLRIAADEAEAARRLREERRQEMLTYQLVIYISFFVFLAIVAALTLAFVPAVLEAQAAAPGAGVASGATGGLAGFSDVAVGLYTLTLYHMCVIHAVCSGVVAGQLGEGTPADGIKHVAALLALTSLAFVVL comes from the coding sequence GTGATTCTCGCCGCGGGGGCCGCAGTCGCGGTCGCGCTCTCGGTGCTGCTCTGTGTTCCGCTCTGTCTCTCGCTCGTCCACCCCCCGACGAACCGCGTTCTCACCCGGGCGTCGACGCTCCTGTTCGGCGAATTCGTCGCCGGCGACGGCCCCCGGAAAGCCCGACAGGTCGCCCGTCTCCGCGCCGCCCACGTTGCCGAGACGCACCACACCCACGCCGCGCGGACGTTGTTCTTCTCGGCCGCGTCGGCGCTGGTCGGCGCCTCTCTCGGCGTCGCGGTCGGTCTCGTCTCGGTCTCCTCGATCGAAACGGCGGGGACGCTCGCCGGAACCGTGCTCGTCAACGGCTCCGGGTCGATTCGCCACTGGGTTCGGTTCTCGCTGTTCCTGGGACTCGGGGGGGTGTTCGCGGCGTCGCTCGGCGTCGGCTGTTACTGGGCGCGCTGGTATCTCCACGACGCGACGGCGCGCACCCGATCGAACGGCATCGACGCGTCGCTCCCTCGAACCGTCGCGTTCACGTACGCGCTGTCGAGAAGCGGCACGTCGTTTCCGACGGTGCTGTCGACGCTCGCCGACAACGACGACATCTACGGCGAGGCCGCGACCGAGATCGGCGTCGCCGTCCGCGAGATGGAGACGTTCGGTATCGACGTGCTGACGGCGCTGTCGCGGACCGCCCGCCGGACGCCCAGCGAGAATCTGGCGGAGTTCAGCGAGAACCTCGCGAGCGTCCTCGGGAGCGGTCGAAACCTCTCGGGCTTTCTCCGCGACCAGTACGAACGCTACGAGGCGAAAGCCGAGTCCCAGCAACTGCGGTATCTCGAACTGCTGGCGACGCTCGCTGAGGCGTACGTCTCGCTTCTGGTCGTCGGTCCCCTGCTTTTCGTCACCATCCTCGTCGTCATCGGCCTCGTGTTGAGCGACACGCTCTCGCTTCTGCGGGTCATCGTCTACCTCGGAATCCCGCTGGCGACGGCGGGGTACGTCGTCTACGTCGACAGCCTCACCCGGTCGTACCGGCCGCCGTCGACCCGCCTCGACCCCGGCGACGACGAGGGGAGCGCTGACCGTGGCGCGACCGGCACCGGCGTCGCCGCCGACGGCGGGACGGCGATGGCGGATGCGTCCGCCCCCGCGGCGGGAGGCGAGGCGGCCGACCGCTGGCAGGCCGACCGGGAGCGACTGCAGATATTCGACCGTCTGCGGCCGATTCGAGACGTGCTCTCGGACCCGTACGGGGCGCTTCTCGACCGGCCGATTCGGGCCCTGTCGTTCGGCGTTCCGCTCGCACTCCTGTGGTTCGTCGTCCGCGTCGACTTCTCGGCTGTGCCCGCCGACTCGGTCGCCGCGGTGATGATGCTCGACGGACCGTTCGTGGAGGCGACGGCGCTCGCCCTCGGCAGCGTCGCGCTCGTCCACGAACTCCGGAAGCGTCGCATCCGCGCCTACGAGGCGGCGGTGCCGGACTTCCTCGACCGACTGGCGAGCGTCAACGAGGCGGGGTTGACCGTCGTCGAGAGCTTCGAGCGCGTCGCAGAGAGCGACCTGGGTGCGCTCACGCCCGAGGTGCGACGACTCTGGCGCGACATCGAGTGGGGCGCGGACGTGGAGACGGCGCTGGCGCGGTTCGACCGCCGCGTCGGCTCGGGGATGGTGACCCGGGCGACGGCGCTGGTCGCCAACGCCACCCGCGCTAGCGGCGACCTGGGACCGGTGCTTCGCATCGCCGCCGACGAGGCCGAGGCAGCCCGGCGTCTCCGCGAGGAGCGCCGCCAGGAGATGCTCACCTACCAACTGGTCATCTACATCTCGTTTTTCGTCTTCCTCGCCATCGTCGCCGCCCTGACGCTCGCGTTCGTCCCGGCGGTTCTGGAAGCGCAGGCGGCCGCACCCGGAGCGGGCGTCGCGTCCGGCGCGACGGGGGGACTCGCCGGCTTCTCGGACGTCGCCGTCGGACTGTACACGCTCACGCTGTACCACATGTGCGTCATCCACGCGGTGTGTTCCGGCGTCGTCGCGGGGCAGCTCGGCGAAGGGACGCCAGCCGACGGCATCAAACACGTCGCCGCCTTGCTCGCGTTGACCTCGCTCGCGTTCGTGGTGCTGTGA
- a CDS encoding type II/IV secretion system ATPase subunit has protein sequence MSNNSIDTDGSPTRFDALRRRAERTLELLRGVDVSVRPLRPRADGPLSTFDLPSGHEEIDRYWVNAPYAYVVVTYQAAENAHRYHTVEPDLDAFERRLLGRVSTDVREPLLFGDDAVSAADSVDAALEDDPLASAVESLLESYGVSVGAESFHTLLYYLHRNFRGFGRIDPLLADSRIEDISCDGYGVPLFAYHDDYADIATNIRFDRDELDNFVIRLAQQSGRHISVGDPIVETTLPDGSRAELALGEEVTPRGSAFTIRQYADEPFTPVDLVELGTFSVEQMAYLWLCIEHNKSLVFAGGTASGKTTSMNAVSMFIPPRAKVLSIEDTRELALHHDNWLSGITRERRHEGADVDMYDLLRSALRHRPEYILVGEVRGQEAVTLFQAMNTGHTTFSTMHADSIETVINRLENEPINVPRAMVQSLDILSIQTLTRFDGERVRRSKVVGELGGIDQRTGELDYSAAFSWNAGHDEFARHDSDLLGEIQDERGWSRSTLLRELDRRKRFLDALCDRGISDFRRFTAFVDQYYADPEAAMARVDIGVDGGGSGDGDADARVDSATDGARR, from the coding sequence ATGTCAAATAATTCGATAGATACCGACGGCTCGCCGACGCGGTTCGACGCCCTTCGTCGACGCGCGGAACGGACGCTCGAGCTCCTGCGCGGCGTCGACGTGTCGGTCCGCCCCCTCCGCCCACGGGCAGACGGGCCGCTCTCGACGTTCGACCTGCCGAGCGGACACGAGGAGATCGACCGCTACTGGGTGAACGCGCCGTACGCCTACGTCGTCGTCACGTACCAGGCGGCCGAGAACGCCCACCGATACCACACGGTCGAACCGGACCTCGACGCCTTCGAACGGCGGCTGCTCGGCCGGGTGTCGACGGACGTCCGGGAACCGCTGCTGTTCGGCGACGACGCGGTGAGCGCCGCCGACAGCGTGGACGCGGCGCTCGAAGACGACCCGCTGGCCAGCGCGGTAGAGTCGCTGCTCGAATCGTACGGCGTCTCGGTGGGCGCCGAGAGCTTCCACACGCTGCTGTACTACCTCCACCGAAACTTCCGCGGGTTCGGCCGCATCGACCCGTTGTTGGCCGACTCGCGCATCGAGGACATCTCCTGCGACGGCTACGGCGTCCCGCTGTTCGCCTACCACGACGACTACGCCGACATCGCCACCAACATCAGATTCGACCGCGACGAACTCGACAACTTCGTCATCCGCCTTGCCCAGCAGTCGGGCCGACACATCTCCGTCGGCGACCCCATCGTCGAGACGACGCTGCCCGACGGGTCACGCGCAGAACTCGCCCTCGGCGAGGAGGTGACGCCCCGAGGTTCGGCGTTCACCATCCGTCAGTACGCCGACGAGCCGTTCACGCCCGTCGACCTCGTCGAGCTCGGCACCTTCAGCGTCGAGCAGATGGCGTACCTGTGGCTCTGCATCGAACACAACAAGTCGCTGGTCTTCGCCGGCGGCACGGCATCCGGAAAGACCACGTCGATGAACGCCGTCTCGATGTTCATCCCGCCGCGGGCGAAGGTGCTCTCCATCGAGGACACCCGCGAACTCGCGCTGCACCACGACAACTGGCTGTCGGGTATCACGCGCGAACGCCGCCACGAGGGCGCGGACGTCGATATGTACGACCTGCTGCGCTCGGCGCTCAGACACCGCCCGGAGTACATCCTCGTCGGCGAGGTCCGCGGCCAGGAGGCCGTCACGCTGTTTCAGGCCATGAACACCGGACACACGACGTTCTCGACGATGCACGCCGACAGCATCGAAACGGTCATCAACCGACTGGAGAACGAACCCATCAACGTGCCGCGGGCGATGGTGCAGTCGCTCGACATCCTCTCGATACAGACGCTCACCCGCTTCGACGGCGAGCGCGTCCGCCGCTCGAAGGTCGTCGGCGAACTCGGTGGTATCGACCAGCGGACCGGGGAACTCGACTACTCCGCGGCCTTCTCGTGGAACGCCGGCCACGACGAGTTCGCCCGCCACGACAGCGACCTGCTCGGCGAGATTCAGGACGAACGCGGCTGGAGTCGCTCGACGCTCCTGCGCGAACTCGACCGTCGAAAGCGGTTCCTCGACGCGCTCTGCGACCGCGGCATCTCTGACTTCCGGCGATTCACCGCGTTCGTCGACCAGTACTACGCCGACCCCGAGGCGGCGATGGCGCGAGTCGACATCGGCGTCGACGGAGGCGGGAGCGGCGACGGCGACGCGGACGCTCGCGTCGACTCGGCGACCGACGGGGCGAGACGGTGA
- a CDS encoding DUF5793 family protein — MRRDYFELAVEHIDWVETGDAPEKPTVKIDFYGPAELLQRRLSDVDGELLDAKQTDVAFRLQESLDENPEAPGVVSVTNRITGDFVLELNENADDVLKFIRAAREYGEASDDDDGQYRVELSIEGEPLVTYEKTTFLVYNDEGDLLRRQSLIPSGVEL; from the coding sequence ATGAGGCGGGATTACTTCGAACTGGCAGTCGAACACATCGATTGGGTCGAGACCGGCGACGCGCCCGAGAAGCCGACGGTCAAAATCGACTTCTACGGGCCCGCGGAGCTCCTCCAGCGACGGCTCTCAGACGTCGACGGGGAGCTGCTCGACGCGAAACAGACCGACGTCGCGTTTCGGCTCCAAGAATCGCTCGACGAGAACCCGGAGGCCCCGGGCGTCGTCAGCGTCACGAATCGCATCACCGGCGACTTCGTCCTCGAACTGAACGAGAACGCCGACGACGTGCTGAAGTTCATCCGCGCCGCCCGCGAGTACGGCGAGGCCTCCGACGACGACGACGGCCAGTACCGAGTCGAACTGTCCATCGAGGGTGAACCGCTCGTCACCTACGAGAAGACGACGTTTCTCGTCTACAACGACGAGGGCGACCTGTTGCGCCGACAGAGTCTCATCCCCTCCGGCGTCGAACTCTGA
- a CDS encoding uracil-DNA glycosylase family protein has translation MKNVTDRTSNPFGMRPSCAEFVPGYGDANAHFHVVGDHPGVHGGDDTGVPFTNEASRKLQQAFVDAELLRSAGDEPEVERTFLSYLHMCVAETTPTQAEYDDMERFFDAELRAIAAHVLVPVGARATKHVLETYTAQAWKTEIDMENLHATEMRGSGWLVVPVKDPAEWEGGDADRLVEALLTLQSTDYRRETDLGRFLPGDEPYLVR, from the coding sequence GTGAAGAACGTCACCGACCGCACGAGCAACCCGTTCGGCATGCGGCCGTCCTGCGCCGAGTTCGTTCCCGGCTACGGCGATGCCAACGCGCATTTCCACGTCGTCGGCGACCACCCGGGCGTCCACGGCGGCGACGACACCGGCGTCCCCTTTACGAACGAAGCGAGTCGGAAACTCCAGCAGGCGTTCGTCGACGCGGAGTTACTCCGCAGCGCGGGCGACGAACCGGAGGTCGAGCGGACGTTTCTCTCGTATCTCCACATGTGCGTCGCCGAGACGACGCCGACGCAGGCGGAGTACGACGACATGGAGCGCTTCTTCGACGCCGAACTCCGCGCCATCGCCGCGCACGTCCTCGTGCCGGTGGGCGCGCGGGCGACCAAACACGTCCTCGAAACGTACACCGCCCAGGCGTGGAAGACCGAAATCGACATGGAGAACCTCCACGCGACGGAGATGCGCGGCAGCGGGTGGCTCGTCGTCCCGGTCAAAGACCCCGCGGAGTGGGAAGGCGGCGACGCCGACCGCCTCGTCGAAGCGCTGCTGACGCTCCAGTCGACGGACTACCGACGCGAGACGGACCTCGGCCGATTTCTCCCCGGCGACGAACCGTACCTCGTTCGCTGA
- a CDS encoding acyl-CoA synthetase, producing MTQHNLESYEETYDSFAWDDIYGEADWDAPQRLNIAHEVCDRHAADGENVALRYVGTDGSSETLTFADLKERSNRFANALESLGIERGDRVFSYMPRVPEHYVALVGALKRGAVWGSVNERFGPDGIAYRLDDCDAKLVVTTAENEETVERALDDAPSVETVVVLGADEAHGDERHDDVDFERALSEASDEYRAAETGGEDDALLYYTSGTTGLAKGVLHKHRWVAGVAATQRFAVDLQPDDLYWSTADLGWLTGPINTLGAWFWGTTLFTYEGEFDPERWADLLDEYPISVLFSVPTAYRMLRANEEVLSGVDLDLRHALSIGEPLSAGVIDWAEERLGVTVYDTYGQTETGNMVINNYPTMELRSGSMGKPLPGVTSDIVDPETGEPLGPGETGEIAHRGEFPCFFAEYWNKPDQTANCFVNDWYLSGDLAQKDEDGYFWFEGRADDVILSSGYRIGPFEVESSLGEHPAVAEAAVVPKPDPERGNIVKAYVVLAEGETPSDDLAEEIKQHVRNELSAHEYPREVEFVSDLPKTVTGKIRRTELRDRTDDPAA from the coding sequence ATGACACAACACAACCTGGAATCGTACGAGGAGACGTACGACTCGTTCGCCTGGGACGACATCTACGGCGAGGCCGACTGGGACGCGCCGCAGCGACTGAACATCGCCCACGAGGTCTGCGACCGCCACGCCGCCGACGGCGAGAACGTTGCGCTCCGTTACGTCGGCACCGACGGCTCCAGCGAGACGCTCACCTTCGCCGACCTGAAGGAGCGGTCGAACCGGTTCGCCAACGCTCTCGAATCGCTCGGTATCGAGCGCGGCGACCGGGTGTTCTCCTACATGCCGCGGGTGCCCGAACACTACGTCGCGCTCGTCGGGGCACTGAAACGAGGGGCCGTTTGGGGAAGCGTCAACGAGCGCTTCGGACCGGACGGCATCGCCTACCGCCTCGACGACTGCGACGCGAAACTGGTCGTGACGACCGCCGAAAACGAGGAGACCGTGGAGCGAGCGCTCGACGACGCGCCCTCGGTCGAGACCGTCGTCGTCCTCGGGGCCGACGAGGCCCACGGCGACGAGCGGCACGACGACGTCGACTTCGAGCGGGCGCTCTCGGAGGCGAGCGACGAGTACCGGGCGGCCGAGACCGGCGGCGAGGACGACGCGTTACTCTACTACACCAGCGGGACGACCGGACTGGCAAAGGGCGTCCTCCACAAACACCGATGGGTCGCCGGCGTCGCGGCGACCCAGCGGTTCGCGGTCGATCTCCAACCGGACGACCTCTACTGGAGTACGGCCGATTTGGGGTGGCTCACCGGTCCCATCAACACCCTCGGCGCGTGGTTCTGGGGGACGACGCTGTTCACGTACGAGGGCGAGTTCGACCCCGAGAGGTGGGCCGACCTCCTCGACGAGTACCCCATCTCCGTTCTCTTCAGCGTCCCCACCGCCTACCGGATGCTCCGCGCGAACGAGGAGGTGCTGTCGGGCGTAGACCTCGACCTCAGACACGCGCTGAGCATCGGCGAACCGCTGAGCGCGGGCGTCATCGACTGGGCCGAGGAGCGCCTCGGCGTGACGGTGTACGACACTTACGGGCAGACCGAGACCGGAAACATGGTCATCAACAACTACCCGACGATGGAACTCAGGTCGGGGAGCATGGGCAAACCCCTCCCGGGCGTGACCTCCGACATCGTCGATCCGGAGACGGGCGAACCCCTCGGACCGGGCGAGACCGGCGAAATCGCCCACCGCGGCGAGTTCCCCTGCTTCTTCGCCGAGTACTGGAACAAGCCCGACCAGACGGCTAACTGCTTCGTGAACGACTGGTACCTCTCTGGCGACCTCGCGCAGAAAGACGAGGACGGCTACTTCTGGTTCGAGGGCCGCGCCGACGACGTCATCCTCTCCTCCGGCTACCGAATCGGCCCGTTCGAGGTCGAATCGTCGCTCGGCGAACACCCGGCCGTCGCGGAGGCGGCCGTCGTCCCGAAACCCGACCCCGAACGCGGCAACATCGTCAAGGCGTACGTCGTTCTCGCCGAGGGCGAGACGCCGTCGGACGACCTCGCAGAGGAGATCAAACAGCACGTCCGAAACGAACTCTCCGCGCACGAGTATCCGCGGGAGGTAGAGTTCGTCTCCGACCTGCCGAAGACGGTGACGGGAAAGATTCGACGGACGGAACTTCGCGACCGGACCGACGACCCCGCGGCGTAG
- a CDS encoding MBL fold metallo-hydrolase, translating into MSPPFDTTWRVPLRGVNAYLVDAEGLTLVDAGTPMDAARLREYVERAGYSLPEVERVLLTHYDFDHVGALSGLAEMGLDAPVYASEPDASFLLGEAKPPLGNRKGALQRALGAFLDAPDLSVERIVDGDAVGPFVAYRTPGHTPGHTSFVHREYGLALVGDLVRGDDGRFARLPSALAYDADRNDESVRQLAEHLDDVDVVGMGHGDPVRTEAGDRFREYAESL; encoded by the coding sequence ATGAGTCCACCTTTCGATACGACGTGGCGGGTACCGCTCCGCGGCGTCAACGCCTATCTCGTCGACGCCGAGGGACTGACGCTCGTCGACGCCGGGACGCCGATGGACGCCGCCCGACTCCGCGAGTACGTTGAACGCGCCGGCTACTCGCTCCCCGAAGTCGAACGCGTCCTCCTCACCCACTACGACTTCGACCACGTCGGCGCGCTGAGCGGGTTGGCCGAGATGGGCCTCGACGCGCCCGTCTACGCCAGCGAACCCGACGCGAGTTTCCTGCTCGGCGAAGCCAAACCCCCGCTCGGCAACCGTAAAGGTGCCCTCCAGCGGGCGCTCGGCGCGTTCCTCGACGCCCCGGACCTCTCGGTCGAACGCATCGTCGACGGCGACGCGGTCGGCCCGTTCGTCGCCTACCGGACGCCCGGCCACACGCCGGGACACACCTCCTTCGTCCACCGCGAGTACGGTCTGGCGCTCGTCGGCGACCTCGTCCGCGGCGACGACGGCCGGTTCGCGCGCCTCCCGTCGGCGCTCGCCTACGACGCCGACCGCAACGACGAGAGCGTCCGCCAGTTGGCCGAACACCTCGACGACGTCGACGTCGTCGGAATGGGCCACGGTGACCCGGTTCGGACCGAGGCGGGCGACCGGTTCCGCGAGTACGCCGAGTCGCTCTGA